Proteins from a genomic interval of Salvelinus alpinus chromosome 7, SLU_Salpinus.1, whole genome shotgun sequence:
- the noxo1b gene encoding NADPH oxidase organizer 1b translates to MGDQMRYAISVRIIGVMHKEASKIKMFMTSVLWSDESEVIVYRSLLDFKEFHRQLKKRFPLENPFRKRDRVIPKFRAIAMRRKIQVKDPSWSMRRMNLLENYCSELLRCDPVVSCSSEVTQFFMPKDHDLQADFTKNSVMILPSEDGLEDMSGQRLSLGNVTHPFVSQSYCCVGPYNTKDTKNRPFKVALDERLDVLIKDPAGWWLVENEDKQLAWFPAPYLEVCEAENDEDGLDGIPLGGTLYCAVRSYSTKKHDEVPVPIGSVVEVLRKSDDGWWLIRYNGRTGYSPSMYLQPYNNPRAGLHNLQRKLHSSSLNLATHMDSSTLNLASSRDSQSGNCYPPTLYEETGLQHHTSTQPRDDPYRASLLQKTRSLELLSETRPDMAVPPSQREREDLESNPDPAIRKSSISLAKSSDSDISSSGRNVRTSFSSCSEEEPQSPPNSPRSSPQPRESGNRSIPDKSLSTSPSSSSETRSCKMPTAAPKVPPRPRAQEILTRCTTMTRKAALASRGRLFSLQDPIQTH, encoded by the exons atgggagaccagatgcgctaTGCCATCAGTGTCCGGATTATTGGAGTGATGCATAAAGAGGCATCTAAAATCAAG ATGTTTATGACCTCTgtgctgtggtctgatgagagtGAAGTCATTGTCTACAGATCATTGTTGGATTTTAAGGAGTTTCAC AGGCAATTGAAGAAGAGGTTTCCCCTTGAGAATCCTTTCcgcaagagagacagagtgattCCCAAATTCAGAG CCATAGCTATGAGGAGAAAGATCCAGGTGAAGGATCCTAGTTGGTCAATGCGTCGGATGAATTTACTGGAAAACTACTGCAGCGAGCTGCTCAGGTGTGACCCCGTGGTGAGCTGCAGTTCAGAGGTCACCCAGTTCTTCATGCCAAAAGACCACGACCTGCAGGCAGACTTCACCAAAAACAG CGTCATGATCCTACCATCAGAGGATGGTCTGGAGGACATGAGTGGGCAGCGTCTGAGCCTGGGCAATGTGACACACCCTTTTGTGAGCCAGTCTTACTGCTGTGTGGGGCCCTACAACACCAAGGACACTAAGAACAGGCCCTTTAAAGTGGCCTTGGATGAGAGGCTGGATGTGCTCATCAAAGACCCAGCAG GCTGGTGGCTGGTGGAGAACGAGGATAAACAGTTGGCCTGGTTCCCTGCTCCTTACCTGGAGGTGTGTGAGGCAGAGAACGATGAAGATGGATTGGATGGAATTCCCTTGGGGG GAACTCTCTACTGCGCTGTGAGGAGTTACTCCACTAAGAAGCATGACGAGGTGCCTGTTCCTATTGGCTCTGTGGTCGAGGTGCTGAGGAAATCAGACGACGGATGGTGGCTGATCAG GTATAATGGCAGAACGGGCTACTCTCCCTCCATGTACCTGCAGCCTTACAACAACCCACGTGCTGGCCTCCACAACCTGCAGAGGAAGCTGCACAGCTCCTCTCTCAATCTGGCAACCCACATGGACAGCTCTACTCTCAACTTGGCATCCAGCAGAGACAGCCAATCTGGCAACTGTTACCCACCCACCCTGTATGAGGAGACAGGGCTGCAGCATCACACATCGACCCAGCCCAGGGATGATCCGTACCGGGCCTCCCTTCTCCAGAAGACCCGCTCTCTGGAGCTTCTGTCTGAGACCCGTCCCGACATGGCCGTCCCTCCatcccaaagagagagagaagaccttGAGTCAAATCCGGATCCAGCAATCCGCAAGAGCAGCATCAGCTTGGCCAAGTCCTCCGACTCTGACATCAGCTCATCAGGCCGGAATGTCAGGACGTCTTTTTCCAGCTGCAGTGAGGAGGAGCCCCAGAGCCCCCCAAACAGCCCCAGGTCTTCACCCCAGCCAAGGGAGAGTGGCAATCGCAGCATCCCAGATAAGAGTCTGTCAACCAGCCCTAGCTCCAGTTCTGAGACTAGGTCCTGTAAGATGCCCACCGCTGCACCCAAGGTGCCCCCGCGACCCAGAGCCCAGGAGATCCTGACCCGGTGTACCACCATGACCCGCAAGGCTGCCTTGGCCTCCAGAGGGAGGCTGTTCTCCCTGCAGGACCCCATCCAGACCCACTAG